A genomic segment from Candidatus Lernaella stagnicola encodes:
- a CDS encoding phosphoglycerol geranylgeranyltransferase, protein MFAGDLKQFFRGALTRRRLHLTSFDPAKHSVEQVRSIASLALEADTDGFLVGGSTGVTHAMVEEVCAEIRNVVDRRYPGPSRPPIVLFPSNADTGVAAAADGVLFHSLLNSRDVRFLIREQAKAAPYLPALGLQPVGCGMIAVEPGGTAARIGLADLIACDDWQSAVGYAAAAAAFGFTLVYLNAGSGSAQPVPAEMIAAVSRVVDAPLVVGGGVVDGAKAAAAVGAGADIIITGTAIEENPRVGETLAAICAAVHAVPSKQAGATE, encoded by the coding sequence ATGTTTGCAGGCGACTTAAAACAGTTTTTTCGCGGTGCGCTTACCAGGCGCAGGCTGCATTTGACTTCCTTCGACCCGGCGAAACATTCGGTGGAGCAGGTACGGAGTATTGCATCCTTGGCCCTGGAGGCTGATACCGACGGCTTTTTGGTCGGTGGCTCCACGGGCGTCACGCACGCCATGGTCGAAGAAGTTTGTGCTGAGATACGAAACGTGGTCGACAGGCGGTATCCCGGCCCTTCAAGACCGCCGATTGTGCTTTTCCCTTCGAACGCGGACACCGGCGTGGCTGCCGCGGCCGACGGCGTGTTGTTCCATTCCCTGCTGAATTCACGCGACGTGCGCTTTTTAATTCGTGAGCAAGCCAAGGCCGCTCCCTACCTGCCGGCGTTGGGATTGCAGCCGGTCGGTTGCGGCATGATCGCCGTCGAACCGGGCGGCACCGCGGCGCGCATCGGGCTGGCGGACTTGATTGCCTGCGACGACTGGCAAAGCGCGGTCGGCTATGCAGCGGCGGCGGCCGCCTTCGGTTTCACTTTGGTTTATCTCAACGCCGGATCCGGCAGCGCTCAGCCCGTACCGGCTGAAATGATCGCGGCGGTCAGCCGCGTGGTCGATGCGCCGCTGGTCGTGGGCGGTGGTGTGGTGGACGGCGCCAAAGCCGCGGCGGCGGTGGGCGCGGGTGCGGACATCATCATTACCGGAACCGCCATCGAAGAGAATCCGCGCGTCGGCGAGACGCTGGCGGCGATCTGCGCGGCGGTGCATGCCGTGCCGTCCAAACAGGCCGGAGCCACGGAATGA
- a CDS encoding KpsF/GutQ family sugar-phosphate isomerase → MTIIDRARRVLQIETDALRATADRIDENFVRAIGILLACDGKVVVIGMGKSGLVGAKIAATFASTGTPSFFLHAAEAAHGDLGMVHKSDVALVLSNSGETDEVIVTLPVLRRLGVPIVAMTGVLESRLAQTADAVLDTGVQKEACKLGLAPTASTTAQVAMGDALAVVMLEERGFTEEDFARFHPAGALGKRLLTRVADLMHSGEALPRVRRDTAMTEVLIEMSGKRLGATVVDDEDGKLVGIVTDGDLRRALQKHGALHTLTAGDVVTPHPKAIRAGALATRAAHVMEQNSISVLLVYESGEPERIIGIVHLHDLLKAGII, encoded by the coding sequence ATGACCATCATCGATCGCGCCCGCCGGGTATTGCAGATCGAAACCGACGCCCTGCGCGCCACGGCCGATCGCATTGACGAGAATTTCGTCCGCGCCATCGGCATCCTGCTCGCTTGCGACGGCAAGGTCGTCGTGATCGGCATGGGAAAATCAGGCCTGGTCGGCGCGAAAATCGCCGCCACCTTCGCCAGCACCGGTACGCCCTCCTTCTTCCTGCACGCCGCCGAGGCGGCGCACGGCGACCTGGGCATGGTGCACAAAAGCGACGTCGCCCTCGTGCTGTCCAACAGCGGCGAAACCGACGAAGTGATCGTCACGTTGCCGGTACTACGGCGCTTGGGCGTGCCGATCGTAGCGATGACGGGCGTCTTGGAGTCCCGCCTCGCGCAAACCGCCGACGCTGTGCTCGATACCGGCGTTCAAAAAGAAGCCTGTAAGCTGGGCCTGGCGCCGACCGCCAGCACCACCGCGCAGGTCGCGATGGGCGACGCCTTGGCTGTCGTGATGCTGGAAGAACGCGGTTTCACCGAAGAGGATTTCGCCCGCTTCCATCCGGCCGGGGCCTTGGGCAAACGCCTCCTGACCCGCGTCGCCGATCTCATGCACAGCGGCGAGGCGCTGCCCCGCGTTCGGCGCGACACCGCCATGACCGAAGTGCTCATTGAGATGAGCGGCAAGCGTCTCGGCGCGACCGTCGTCGACGACGAGGACGGCAAGCTCGTCGGTATCGTGACCGACGGCGATCTGCGGCGCGCCCTGCAAAAGCACGGCGCGTTACACACGTTGACGGCCGGCGACGTCGTCACGCCGCACCCTAAGGCAATTCGGGCCGGAGCTTTGGCCACGCGAGCGGCGCATGTGATGGAGCAGAATTCGATCAGCGTGCTGCTCGTTTATGAAAGCGGCGAGCCGGAGCGAATCATCGGCATCGTTCACCTGCACGATTTATTGAAAGCGGGAATTATTTAG
- a CDS encoding NAD(P)/FAD-dependent oxidoreductase: protein MTKITQVDVAVVGGGPAGSLLAERLAAGGARVVVFDHSHPREKVCAGGISARARAMFPELEELVPQGKTGTELRLVSPGGHRARVRGKGRTFAIDRTILDKALLDRAVQAGAEWRQQKVLSFEKSAEGYVVQTAHRVMGARIIVGADGVHSLVRRHFAGAIAREHLALGAHVLVEDFAAPSALIRFLGDRRGYAWVFNRRDRASIGVGMPQSHKDDWLEQLANFFAAQVLDRTMPRIQGWTLPQASTAEFFRAPVAGDDWLLIGDAAGHVDPLSGEGIWYALWGAALAAEAILAGRPVDFDRRWREAYLARFEKHIKQAAYLTKPRLLDAAILAAKLPAVGGLLFNKLAGS from the coding sequence ATGACGAAAATCACGCAAGTTGACGTCGCCGTCGTCGGCGGCGGACCGGCGGGAAGCCTGCTGGCCGAACGGCTGGCGGCTGGCGGCGCGCGCGTCGTCGTTTTCGATCACTCGCACCCGCGTGAAAAAGTTTGCGCCGGCGGCATTTCGGCACGCGCCCGCGCCATGTTCCCCGAATTGGAAGAGTTGGTACCGCAAGGCAAGACCGGCACGGAACTGCGCCTGGTAAGCCCCGGCGGTCATCGGGCCAGGGTGCGCGGCAAAGGTCGCACCTTTGCGATCGACCGGACGATTCTCGATAAGGCGCTGCTTGACCGCGCGGTTCAGGCAGGGGCCGAGTGGCGGCAGCAAAAAGTGTTGAGTTTCGAGAAGAGCGCGGAAGGGTACGTCGTCCAAACGGCGCACCGGGTGATGGGAGCGCGTATCATCGTGGGCGCCGACGGAGTTCACTCGCTGGTGCGGCGGCATTTCGCGGGCGCTATCGCGCGGGAGCACCTGGCCCTGGGCGCGCACGTGTTGGTGGAAGATTTCGCCGCGCCGTCGGCATTGATCCGCTTTCTCGGCGACCGCCGCGGCTACGCGTGGGTGTTCAACCGGCGGGACAGGGCATCCATCGGCGTCGGGATGCCGCAAAGTCACAAGGACGATTGGCTCGAGCAACTCGCCAACTTTTTTGCCGCCCAGGTGTTGGACCGCACGATGCCCAGGATTCAGGGCTGGACGCTGCCGCAAGCCTCAACCGCTGAATTCTTCCGCGCCCCGGTGGCGGGCGACGATTGGCTTTTGATCGGGGACGCCGCGGGGCATGTCGATCCGCTTTCGGGCGAAGGGATATGGTACGCGCTGTGGGGCGCAGCGCTGGCGGCGGAAGCGATTCTGGCCGGTCGACCGGTGGATTTCGATCGACGTTGGCGCGAGGCCTACTTGGCGAGATTCGAGAAACACATCAAGCAAGCCGCGTATCTGACCAAACCACGTTTGCTCGACGCGGCGATTCTTGCCGCAAAATTGCCGGCCGTCGGCGGGCTGCTGTTCAACAAGCTGGCCGGTTCCTAA
- the kdsB gene encoding 3-deoxy-manno-octulosonate cytidylyltransferase: protein MTIAAIIPARYASSRLPGKPLADLHGKPMIVRVVERVAKHPRLGHVVVATDDERVRQAVTDAGFNAVITRDDHRSGTDRIAEVAATLDFELIVNVQGDEPMFDPRILDDALAPFDATPGLRFGTVRAHLESEAEVFDPNCVKVVVDENDFALYFSRAPIPFPRDSLAYRDGRFDRVADTPPPHMDKHLGLYIYRRDFLLEYATWPPSRLEMIERLEQLRALERGVRIACPLTAHATVSVDTPADLETVRRAWTKETNT from the coding sequence ATGACAATTGCCGCGATCATTCCAGCCCGCTACGCCAGTTCGCGCCTGCCCGGCAAGCCCTTGGCCGACTTGCACGGCAAGCCGATGATCGTGCGCGTAGTCGAACGCGTGGCGAAGCATCCTCGCCTGGGCCACGTCGTGGTCGCCACCGACGACGAGCGCGTCCGTCAAGCGGTAACCGACGCCGGTTTTAACGCCGTGATAACCCGCGACGATCACCGCAGCGGCACCGATCGCATCGCCGAGGTTGCCGCCACTCTCGATTTCGAGCTCATCGTCAACGTGCAAGGCGACGAGCCGATGTTTGACCCGCGCATTCTCGACGACGCTCTGGCCCCCTTTGACGCCACGCCGGGCCTGCGCTTCGGCACCGTGCGCGCGCACCTCGAAAGCGAAGCCGAAGTCTTCGACCCCAACTGCGTCAAGGTCGTGGTCGATGAAAACGACTTCGCGCTTTATTTTTCCCGTGCGCCGATTCCTTTCCCGCGCGATTCACTTGCCTACCGCGACGGCCGTTTCGACCGCGTGGCCGATACGCCGCCGCCGCACATGGACAAACACCTAGGCTTATACATTTACCGGCGCGATTTCTTGCTCGAGTACGCCACATGGCCGCCGTCGCGCCTGGAGATGATCGAACGCCTCGAACAACTCCGCGCCCTCGAAAGAGGCGTGCGCATCGCCTGCCCGCTCACCGCACACGCGACCGTCAGCGTCGACACGCCGGCTGATCTGGAGACCGTACGACGCGCCTGGACCAAGGAGACAAACACATGA
- a CDS encoding radical SAM protein, which translates to MEKPRLLLIEPTKLRPNGMPARIAREGMRTLTLPYLAGMTPPEWDVSVQVDALDAVTGREPADLVGISVLTQRAPRAYQIADHFRRRGVKVVLGGAHVTLNPEEAEGHADTLVLGEAEYVWRQLLDDFSAGRLQPRYCADRLHDLDDLAAPRFDLIRNNRYYTLLRPIQTTRGCPHRCEFCTVSSVYGHTYRHRPVEQVIEDIRAIRATSRYVFFVDDNLAADPKYARELFEALIPLKISWSAQLNLNFADDENLLALAARSGFQMAVCGIENVNSENLASINKAAVNDPKQYRELITRYRRHGVLVLAGMIMGFDTDTEASIAENIEFMTTERLPIISLYLLTPFPGTPLFDRFAQEGRLLTRDWSRYDSYTCVFRPRNLSPERLTQLYWKANREVTTLRTILRRFSPPPLPRRRTFLPDLIATGLVFTNNLVLFRRDARREQPPQV; encoded by the coding sequence ATGGAAAAACCTAGACTACTGCTTATCGAGCCGACCAAGCTGCGGCCCAACGGCATGCCCGCCCGCATTGCACGCGAAGGAATGCGCACGTTGACCTTGCCCTACCTGGCCGGCATGACGCCGCCGGAGTGGGACGTGTCGGTCCAGGTCGACGCGCTCGACGCAGTGACGGGCCGCGAGCCCGCGGACTTGGTCGGTATCAGCGTCTTGACGCAGCGTGCGCCGCGCGCCTATCAAATCGCCGACCACTTCCGGCGACGCGGCGTAAAAGTGGTACTCGGCGGCGCGCATGTCACGTTGAATCCCGAGGAAGCCGAAGGCCATGCCGACACGCTCGTTCTCGGTGAGGCCGAGTATGTTTGGCGGCAATTGCTCGACGACTTTTCGGCCGGCCGATTGCAGCCACGCTATTGTGCCGACCGCCTCCACGACTTAGACGATCTCGCCGCGCCGCGCTTCGATCTGATTCGCAACAACCGCTATTACACCCTGCTGCGCCCGATCCAGACGACCCGCGGTTGCCCGCATCGCTGCGAATTTTGCACGGTCAGCAGCGTCTACGGCCACACGTACCGGCATCGACCCGTCGAGCAGGTCATTGAGGATATCCGCGCCATACGCGCCACGAGCCGCTACGTCTTCTTCGTCGACGACAACCTCGCAGCCGACCCGAAATACGCCCGCGAACTGTTTGAAGCCCTGATCCCGCTGAAGATATCCTGGTCGGCGCAACTCAACCTGAATTTCGCCGATGACGAGAACCTACTCGCCCTCGCCGCCCGCAGCGGCTTCCAAATGGCCGTGTGCGGCATCGAAAACGTCAACTCCGAAAATCTCGCGTCCATCAACAAGGCCGCCGTCAACGACCCGAAACAGTACCGCGAACTCATCACCCGCTACCGCCGCCACGGTGTGCTGGTGCTGGCCGGAATGATCATGGGTTTCGACACCGACACCGAGGCCAGCATCGCCGAAAACATCGAGTTCATGACCACCGAGCGTCTACCCATCATCTCGCTGTATCTGCTGACGCCCTTTCCCGGCACGCCTCTTTTCGACCGCTTCGCCCAGGAAGGCCGCCTGCTGACCCGCGACTGGTCGCGCTACGACTCGTACACCTGCGTCTTCCGGCCAAGAAACCTCTCGCCGGAACGACTCACGCAACTGTACTGGAAAGCCAACCGCGAAGTGACAACCCTGCGGACGATCCTGCGCCGTTTCTCGCCGCCGCCCCTGCCGCGCCGACGAACCTTCCTACCGGACCTCATCGCCACGGGGCTGGTCTTCACGAACAATCTGGTCCTATTCCGGCGCGACGCCAGGCGTGAGCAACCACCGCAAGTGTGA
- a CDS encoding isoprenylcysteine carboxylmethyltransferase family protein yields MSKPRLFSRRWCFAHRVELASLIGGVGFLFYLWSGDSLLRDAARWLQVEHDAFVRGGYWLLAAINVVASIIRIWAGGTLGGARMMAVDVQTDGLITGGPYRHVRNPIYLADILTLAGMALVVPWPGAVLVCLLLPATYLAVMSYEEERLTAELGEPYVEFKQAVPRLAWKFAPWRDGRGGGAFSWREGLENNFIYLPLVPGFVVCAVTGVLWHGVLVGAIGPVGWVALHFWRNFKPGGLARREGHDENHAS; encoded by the coding sequence ATGAGCAAGCCGCGTTTGTTTTCACGCCGGTGGTGTTTTGCCCACCGCGTTGAGTTGGCCAGCCTGATCGGCGGGGTCGGCTTTCTCTTCTACCTGTGGAGCGGCGATTCGCTGCTGCGGGATGCGGCCCGGTGGCTGCAAGTCGAACACGACGCTTTCGTGCGCGGCGGCTACTGGCTGCTGGCGGCCATCAACGTAGTCGCGTCGATCATTCGCATCTGGGCGGGAGGAACGCTGGGCGGTGCGCGGATGATGGCCGTCGATGTGCAGACCGACGGGCTGATTACCGGCGGTCCCTATCGGCACGTGCGAAATCCGATCTATCTGGCCGATATTCTGACGCTCGCGGGCATGGCGCTGGTGGTTCCGTGGCCCGGGGCGGTGCTTGTCTGCCTGCTCTTGCCGGCGACTTATCTAGCCGTGATGTCCTACGAGGAGGAGCGCCTGACCGCCGAACTGGGCGAGCCTTACGTCGAGTTCAAACAAGCAGTGCCGCGGCTCGCGTGGAAGTTTGCCCCGTGGCGCGACGGGCGCGGCGGCGGCGCTTTTTCGTGGCGCGAGGGTCTGGAGAATAATTTCATCTACCTGCCGCTGGTGCCCGGATTCGTAGTGTGCGCCGTCACGGGCGTGTTGTGGCACGGCGTGCTTGTCGGCGCGATTGGTCCGGTCGGGTGGGTGGCGCTGCACTTCTGGCGAAACTTCAAACCCGGCGGTTTGGCGAGGCGCGAAGGTCATGACGAAAATCACGCAAGTTGA
- a CDS encoding cobalamin-dependent protein (Presence of a B(12) (cobalamin)-binding domain implies dependence on cobalamin itself, in one of its several forms, or in some unusual lineages, dependence on a cobalamin-like analog.), which produces MKITLVAPASEVSRRVGRKPKGTSYFHYYKLGIATIAGATPPDIEVEAIDEIVDLWDPRTHETDAVGISVLTALAPRAYSIAAQFRERGIPVVLGGMHPTFLPAEAATHADAIVMGQGEFVWEQVCRDLQNNTLQPVYDSCTNPNEISVPRARREIFTNPKYPPLDIVQFSRGCIHKCRFCSVNAFFDGKYHWRPIDEVKAELATCTRKHLMVADDNLYGYREYCLEALAALAPLGKYLGIQATVDMAFDQEVMDAAAAAKVGAIFVGIESVVSESLAESAKWHNEVDKYADAMAEFHRRGIFVEGGLMFGFDHDEPDVFERTMKFVDNIRLDVAQVAFVTPMPGTVLFDRMQEEGRITDTNWAHYDCNHVVFRPTRMSALELMNGVEWFREKYYSLTEIARRARRGMRWFDPITLGTQIALNWGFRRNHELGLDYPP; this is translated from the coding sequence ATGAAAATCACGCTTGTCGCCCCGGCTTCCGAGGTGTCGCGCCGGGTGGGCCGCAAGCCGAAAGGCACTTCGTATTTCCACTATTACAAGCTGGGTATCGCGACGATCGCCGGAGCGACGCCGCCGGATATCGAAGTGGAAGCGATCGACGAGATTGTCGACCTGTGGGACCCCCGCACGCACGAAACCGACGCGGTGGGCATCAGCGTGTTGACGGCGCTGGCGCCGCGGGCCTACTCGATCGCCGCGCAATTTCGGGAACGCGGTATTCCGGTTGTGCTCGGCGGTATGCACCCGACTTTTCTACCCGCCGAGGCCGCAACGCACGCCGACGCAATCGTCATGGGGCAGGGCGAATTCGTCTGGGAACAGGTGTGTCGGGATTTGCAGAACAACACGTTACAGCCGGTGTACGACTCTTGCACGAACCCGAACGAAATCAGCGTTCCGCGGGCGCGGCGCGAAATATTCACGAACCCGAAATACCCGCCGCTGGACATCGTTCAGTTTTCGCGCGGCTGCATTCACAAATGCCGCTTCTGTTCGGTCAACGCGTTTTTCGACGGCAAATACCACTGGCGGCCGATCGATGAGGTCAAGGCCGAGTTGGCGACGTGCACGCGCAAGCACCTGATGGTCGCCGACGACAACCTTTACGGCTATCGCGAGTATTGCCTGGAGGCACTCGCGGCCCTGGCGCCACTGGGCAAGTATTTAGGGATTCAGGCGACGGTCGACATGGCCTTTGACCAGGAAGTCATGGATGCGGCGGCGGCGGCAAAGGTTGGCGCGATATTCGTCGGCATCGAGAGCGTGGTGAGCGAGTCGCTCGCCGAGTCGGCCAAGTGGCACAACGAGGTCGACAAATACGCCGACGCGATGGCCGAATTTCATCGGCGCGGCATTTTCGTGGAGGGCGGCTTGATGTTCGGCTTCGACCACGATGAACCCGACGTGTTCGAGCGCACGATGAAGTTCGTCGACAACATCAGGCTCGACGTGGCGCAGGTGGCGTTCGTGACGCCGATGCCGGGCACCGTGCTGTTCGATCGGATGCAGGAAGAAGGGCGCATTACCGACACGAACTGGGCGCACTACGACTGCAACCACGTGGTGTTCAGGCCCACGCGCATGTCGGCGCTCGAACTGATGAACGGCGTGGAATGGTTCCGTGAAAAATACTATTCCTTAACGGAAATCGCCCGCCGCGCCCGCCGTGGTATGCGGTGGTTCGATCCGATCACGCTGGGCACGCAAATCGCACTGAACTGGGGCTTTCGCCGCAATCACGAGTTGGGATTGGATTATCCGCCATGA
- a CDS encoding dicarboxylate/amino acid:cation symporter, with protein MPVSQAAPWKSTPKKRPWLLPVLMLSGATLGFLVGGFGGPYWTQPGVAVAAAFVDLLGDLFIRLLKMVMVPIVVTSMILGIAAFGDVRKIGRTFGATLAYYISTTLISVSLGIVLVLIIRPGIGADTAADAVRTLPHSMPWYEALFDVFRDMVPANLFAAAAEGRVLGLIVASLIFGGLLTTLGSRGAKIIELVEIINEAIFKFVRIVIWLAPIGIFGLVAAKIGEAGGGAVVGHELAKLLRYALTVISGLMIHAVIILPLLLVFFARRNPLRQAGQFSEALLTAFTTASSAASLPITLRDARQNAGLSERTSGFVLPLGATINMDGTALYEAVAVIFICQAYGIDLSIPQIIVIWLTATLAAIGAAAIPEAGLVTMVMVLSAVGAPEEGIYIILSIDWFLDRCRTTVNVWGDTVGTAIIDRHFAPPPEA; from the coding sequence ATGCCGGTGTCACAAGCCGCGCCATGGAAATCAACGCCGAAAAAGCGCCCCTGGCTCTTGCCGGTCCTGATGCTGAGCGGCGCGACGCTCGGTTTTCTCGTCGGCGGGTTCGGCGGCCCCTACTGGACCCAACCCGGAGTCGCCGTGGCCGCCGCCTTTGTAGATTTACTCGGTGACCTGTTTATTCGCCTGCTGAAAATGGTCATGGTGCCGATTGTGGTCACGAGCATGATTCTGGGCATCGCCGCTTTCGGCGACGTGCGGAAGATCGGGCGCACCTTCGGCGCGACCCTCGCCTATTACATCTCGACGACCCTGATTTCCGTGTCGTTGGGTATCGTCCTGGTGCTGATCATACGGCCGGGAATCGGTGCCGACACCGCCGCCGACGCCGTGCGCACGCTGCCGCATTCGATGCCTTGGTACGAGGCGCTCTTTGACGTCTTTCGCGACATGGTGCCCGCCAACCTCTTTGCCGCAGCCGCCGAGGGTCGGGTTCTCGGCTTGATCGTCGCCTCGCTGATTTTTGGTGGGCTGCTCACCACGCTGGGTTCGCGCGGCGCGAAAATCATCGAACTGGTCGAGATCATTAACGAAGCCATTTTCAAGTTCGTGCGCATCGTCATCTGGCTCGCGCCGATCGGCATTTTCGGTTTGGTCGCCGCGAAAATCGGTGAGGCGGGCGGCGGCGCGGTTGTCGGTCACGAATTGGCAAAATTACTGCGCTACGCACTGACGGTCATCTCCGGCCTAATGATTCACGCGGTGATTATCCTGCCGCTGCTGCTCGTGTTCTTCGCGCGGCGCAATCCTCTTCGTCAGGCGGGACAATTCTCCGAAGCCTTGCTCACCGCCTTCACGACCGCCTCCAGTGCCGCATCACTGCCGATCACGCTGCGCGACGCCCGACAAAACGCCGGCCTATCCGAGCGAACCTCCGGCTTCGTGCTGCCGCTCGGCGCCACGATCAACATGGACGGCACGGCGCTATATGAAGCCGTCGCCGTAATTTTCATCTGCCAAGCCTACGGCATCGATCTCAGCATCCCCCAGATTATCGTGATCTGGCTCACCGCAACCCTCGCCGCCATCGGCGCAGCGGCAATCCCCGAAGCCGGGCTCGTCACCATGGTCATGGTGCTCAGCGCCGTCGGCGCCCCCGAGGAAGGGATATACATCATCCTGTCGATTGATTGGTTCCTCGACCGCTGCCGTACGACGGTCAATGTTTGGGGCGATACGGTGGGTACGGCGATTATCGACCGCCACTTTGCTCCGCCTCCGGAGGCGTGA